A single Anatilimnocola floriformis DNA region contains:
- a CDS encoding DUF3050 domain-containing protein translates to MSARFEKIQLRIAPLRAALLAHPIYERIDELPGLRLFMQHHVFAVWDFMSLLKALQRQICCVSVPWLPPADGVLARFINEIVLGEESDEDGAGGHASHFELYHRAMRECGADTGLIGGFLQSLKTGSPISAALANSAVPASVQQFVGQTFAIALSNDLPAIAAAFTFGREDLLPAVFQKIVDRLHMQTSGGLSRFQYYLARHIELDGDHHGPLSIRLTTTICGDDEGNWQRAEQAAVQSLEARLALWDGMLAALP, encoded by the coding sequence GTGTCTGCACGATTTGAAAAGATCCAGCTGCGTATCGCACCATTGCGGGCTGCGCTGCTGGCTCATCCAATTTATGAACGAATCGATGAGTTGCCGGGGCTGCGGTTGTTCATGCAGCATCACGTCTTCGCGGTTTGGGATTTCATGTCGCTGCTGAAAGCGTTGCAGCGGCAGATCTGTTGCGTGAGCGTGCCCTGGCTGCCGCCAGCCGATGGCGTGCTCGCGCGGTTTATCAACGAGATTGTGTTGGGCGAGGAAAGTGACGAGGACGGGGCAGGGGGGCACGCCAGCCACTTTGAGCTATATCACCGCGCGATGCGGGAATGCGGCGCGGATACTGGGCTGATCGGCGGCTTTCTGCAATCCCTGAAAACTGGCTCGCCGATTTCAGCGGCGCTGGCCAACTCAGCCGTGCCGGCTAGCGTTCAGCAATTCGTGGGGCAGACTTTCGCGATCGCCCTGAGCAACGATCTGCCGGCCATCGCGGCTGCTTTTACATTCGGACGCGAGGACTTGCTGCCGGCTGTTTTTCAAAAGATCGTCGATCGACTTCACATGCAAACCAGCGGCGGGCTGAGCCGGTTTCAATATTATCTGGCCCGGCACATCGAACTCGACGGCGATCACCACGGCCCGCTGTCGATTCGGCTGACGACGACAATCTGCGGCGACGATGAGGGGAACTGGCAACGGGCCGAACAAGCCGCGGTTCAATCGCTCGAAGCGCGGCTCGCGCTGTGGGATGGCATGCTGGCCGCGCTGCCGTAA